One genomic segment of Clostridium estertheticum subsp. estertheticum includes these proteins:
- a CDS encoding PDDEXK nuclease domain-containing protein: MSNLINTENLKLLYKEISKAIGDSKKNVVMAVNSEMVILYWNIGKIIKTEILQSAKAEYGKSVISDLSKELTKDYGKGYSQRNLFNMVRFFEVFSNQQTLQTLSAKLSWSHFVKLFYIEDALKREFYITMCNNEHWSVRTLTDRINSMLYERTAISKKPELTIVNDLKQLSEENKMTTDLFFRDPYVLDFLELHDTYSEKDIENAILTELEKFILEMGRDFAFLGRQVRITIGNKDYFIDLLFYHRKLRRLVLIELKLGEFLPEHKGQVELYLRWLQKNEMNEGENSPVAIILCASKSDEEIELLEVDKSGIHVAQYLTQLPPKELFQEKLHKAIERAKEKFEANTLE; this comes from the coding sequence ATGAGTAACCTTATTAATACTGAAAATTTAAAGCTTTTATATAAAGAAATAAGTAAGGCAATTGGTGATAGTAAAAAAAATGTAGTTATGGCGGTAAATTCTGAAATGGTAATTTTATATTGGAATATAGGTAAAATTATTAAAACAGAAATATTGCAAAGTGCAAAAGCTGAGTATGGTAAATCAGTAATTAGCGATTTAAGCAAAGAGTTAACTAAAGATTATGGCAAAGGATATAGTCAAAGAAATTTATTTAATATGGTAAGATTCTTTGAAGTTTTTTCTAATCAACAAACTTTGCAGACACTGTCTGCAAAATTGTCATGGTCTCATTTTGTGAAATTGTTCTATATAGAAGATGCTCTAAAAAGAGAATTCTATATAACTATGTGTAATAATGAACATTGGAGTGTAAGAACATTAACGGATAGAATAAACTCTATGCTATACGAAAGAACCGCAATATCTAAAAAGCCAGAACTAACAATTGTAAATGATTTAAAACAACTAAGTGAGGAAAATAAGATGACAACAGATTTGTTTTTCCGAGATCCTTATGTATTAGATTTTTTAGAGTTACATGATACATATTCTGAAAAAGATATTGAAAATGCAATACTTACTGAGCTCGAAAAATTTATTTTAGAAATGGGAAGAGATTTTGCATTTCTAGGTAGACAAGTAAGAATAACTATAGGCAATAAGGATTATTTTATTGATTTGTTGTTTTACCATAGGAAATTGAGACGACTGGTGTTAATAGAATTAAAATTAGGAGAATTTTTACCGGAACATAAGGGTCAGGTAGAATTATATCTAAGGTGGCTTCAAAAAAATGAGATGAATGAGGGAGAAAACTCACCAGTGGCTATAATTCTATGTGCAAGTAAAAGTGATGAAGAAATAGAATTACTTGAAGTTGATAAAAGTGGAATACATGTTGCACAATATTTAACACAGCTACCGCCTAAAGAATTATTTCAAGAAAAATTACATAAGGCTATAGAAAGAGCCAAAGAAAAATTTGAGGCAAATACGTTAGAATAA